From Dehalococcoidia bacterium, one genomic window encodes:
- a CDS encoding ABC transporter substrate-binding protein → MRSRSTLLYKLAALVMVLVLIVPILAACGDDDEEETATPVATTPAKTTPAATTPAATTPAPTVSKEPIKIGVMLPYSGQGAVASTIAEMGMKVVKKELAEKGGINVGGVIRPIEWVTCDTKTQVAECKVCFNKLALQEKVSAIIYGGATGAEFIADVDFAQEAKVPFFSMGASPKDLSTYPYTIRAIYPAAIDASKMTAEFVVSNFKPKTVALLGLDDQNVRERQSAVKAILTAAGIKVVYEQYAAAGSLDYSPFLTRIRMENPDVLVADLSGGDSYTAIFKQMPELGGWGNIKVICPTASSSSANSLKQTGAEGSYHWLMWMAGSGTPESVKFEQVFAAENGRAPAASDFMMYGPPEVALRTIELAGSDKPEDIQKAMRSGKVVWNSPAGLLTIYADGSPSLAGQIVQFTGGKLVPVK, encoded by the coding sequence ATGCGATCGAGAAGTACTTTATTGTACAAACTGGCAGCTTTAGTCATGGTTCTGGTGCTGATCGTGCCGATACTGGCAGCCTGTGGCGATGATGACGAAGAGGAAACCGCAACGCCTGTGGCGACGACACCGGCAAAGACAACGCCCGCAGCGACGACCCCAGCGGCGACAACGCCCGCGCCAACTGTCTCCAAAGAGCCGATAAAGATCGGTGTCATGCTTCCTTATTCCGGCCAGGGAGCCGTTGCTTCCACAATCGCCGAAATGGGCATGAAAGTGGTGAAGAAGGAATTAGCAGAGAAGGGAGGCATCAATGTCGGGGGAGTGATCAGGCCTATCGAGTGGGTCACGTGCGATACCAAGACCCAAGTGGCCGAGTGCAAGGTTTGTTTTAACAAGCTGGCCCTGCAGGAAAAAGTCTCCGCAATTATCTACGGCGGGGCGACCGGAGCCGAGTTCATTGCTGATGTTGATTTTGCGCAAGAGGCTAAAGTACCTTTTTTCAGCATGGGGGCCAGCCCGAAGGACCTAAGCACCTATCCATATACCATACGCGCGATCTATCCCGCTGCAATTGATGCCTCAAAGATGACGGCGGAATTTGTGGTCAGCAATTTTAAACCTAAAACCGTGGCCCTTCTTGGATTGGATGACCAGAATGTACGAGAACGCCAATCTGCGGTGAAGGCAATACTCACTGCAGCCGGGATTAAGGTGGTCTATGAACAATATGCGGCTGCGGGCTCGCTCGACTACTCGCCCTTCTTAACCCGCATAAGAATGGAAAATCCCGATGTCCTTGTTGCGGATTTGAGTGGGGGCGACTCTTACACTGCTATCTTCAAGCAGATGCCTGAACTCGGAGGCTGGGGCAACATTAAGGTTATCTGCCCAACCGCATCGTCAAGTTCTGCAAATTCTTTGAAGCAGACAGGGGCGGAAGGCTCGTACCATTGGCTTATGTGGATGGCCGGGTCGGGTACCCCCGAGTCTGTAAAATTTGAACAAGTATTCGCAGCGGAAAACGGGCGGGCTCCTGCGGCTAGCGATTTTATGATGTATGGCCCACCTGAGGTCGCCTTGCGAACCATAGAACTGGCCGGGTCGGATAAGCCCGAGGATATACAGAAGGCAATGCGCTCGGGAAAAGTTGTCTGGAACTCACCGGCCGGGCTACTCACGATCTATGCTGATGGCAGTCCAAGTTTAGCAGGACAGATTGTGCAGTTTACCGGAGGGAAGCTTGTACCGGTGAAGTAG